DNA sequence from the Corynebacterium yudongzhengii genome:
TGTGGGTCGACCTTGAGATGACCGGCCTCGATCCCGACAAGAACGTCATCGTGGAGGTCGCCGCCGTGGTCACCGATGCCGACCTCAACATCCTCGGCGAAGGTGTCGACGTCGTGTGCCACGCCTCCGACGAAGACCTCGCCGCCATGGACGAGGTAGTCACCGAGATGCACGCCTCGAGCGGGCTTACCGACGAGATCCGCGCCTCCCACACCACCGTCGCAGACGCAGAACAGCAGGTCCTCGACCTCATCGCCACGCACTGCGATCCGGCGCACCCCGCTCCCCTGGCGGGCAACTCCATCGCGACGGACCGATCCTTCATCCGCGCGCACATGCCGAAGCTCGACCAGGCGCTGCACTACCGGATGGTCGACGTCTCCTCCGTCAAGGAGCTGGCGCGCCGCTGGTACCCGCGCGCCTACTACCAGCAGCCGGAGAAGGGCATGGCGCACCGCGCGCTTGCGGACATCGTCGAGTCCATCCGCGAGCTCGACTACTACCGACGGGCCATCTTCGCCCCCGCCCCGGGCCCCTCAAGCGACGAGGCACGCGAGGCGAAGGACGCCAGCATCGCCGCCTACGCCGAGCACCTCTGAGAGAGCTTCTGATAAAACTCTCCGTGAGCTGCGGTTTTTGTGATTCGCCGGCTCTGAGTTACTCTATACAGCGCTGCCCATTGAGCAGCGATGGTGGCTGTAGTTCAGTTGGTAGAGCACCAGGTTGTGATCCTGGGTGTCGCGGGTTCGAGCCCCGTCAGCCACCCCGAAGGGAGCACCCTCACCTGCTTTGAGCGGGTGGGGGTGTTTGTTTTGGCGCG
Encoded proteins:
- the orn gene encoding oligoribonuclease; this translates as MSSSDEVPAKNNRLVWVDLEMTGLDPDKNVIVEVAAVVTDADLNILGEGVDVVCHASDEDLAAMDEVVTEMHASSGLTDEIRASHTTVADAEQQVLDLIATHCDPAHPAPLAGNSIATDRSFIRAHMPKLDQALHYRMVDVSSVKELARRWYPRAYYQQPEKGMAHRALADIVESIRELDYYRRAIFAPAPGPSSDEAREAKDASIAAYAEHL